Proteins found in one Hyalangium minutum genomic segment:
- a CDS encoding FAD-binding oxidoreductase, producing MTMPFEKTFPRVAPELLERAWTALQEVLSPGQVRRDEDTRTEYSKDESDSGIYPPDIIVFPESAEQVSAVFKTCQALGVPFTPCGARSGKSGGSLALMGGVAVSLERMNRIRSISVEDLTAVVEPGVITGDLMKAVEEGGLFYPPDPNSWQFCTMGGNIAENAGGPRALKYGVTKDYVIGLEWVLPSGEIIRVGRRTIKGVAGYDLVGLFVGSEGTLGVATEITLQLIPKPRHVMTALVIFDSVLAAARAVTAVLASGVLPRTLELIDDVALKAVDGRGFHFPPGSGSAVIIEVDGSVEEGLLAELARAGEICERQGATQTLVAQNEEQREKLWAARRGVSTALRALKPHKISEDIVVPRSRIPDIIEKLKAMGTELGLMVATYGHAGDGNLHANILYEGPHQRPLVETAIRRMLEMTVQMGGTITGEHGVGHAKRDYLALEQPPEVLALQRRLKAFFDPSGLLNPEKMFPDPKRF from the coding sequence ATGACGATGCCGTTCGAGAAGACGTTCCCGCGCGTGGCACCCGAGCTGCTCGAGCGCGCGTGGACGGCACTTCAGGAGGTGCTCTCTCCAGGCCAAGTCCGCCGCGACGAGGACACCCGGACGGAGTACTCGAAGGACGAGTCCGACAGCGGCATCTACCCACCGGACATCATCGTCTTCCCCGAGAGCGCCGAGCAGGTCTCCGCCGTCTTCAAGACGTGCCAGGCGCTGGGCGTGCCGTTCACCCCGTGCGGCGCGCGCAGTGGCAAGAGCGGTGGCTCGCTGGCGTTGATGGGGGGGGTGGCGGTGAGCCTGGAGCGCATGAACCGCATCCGCTCCATCTCCGTGGAGGATCTCACGGCGGTGGTGGAGCCCGGCGTCATCACCGGCGATCTCATGAAGGCGGTGGAGGAGGGGGGCCTCTTCTATCCGCCGGATCCCAACTCGTGGCAGTTCTGCACGATGGGCGGCAACATCGCGGAGAACGCGGGCGGTCCCCGGGCGCTCAAGTACGGCGTCACGAAGGACTATGTCATCGGCCTGGAGTGGGTGCTGCCCAGCGGAGAGATCATCCGAGTGGGCCGGCGCACCATCAAAGGCGTCGCGGGATACGATCTCGTGGGGCTCTTCGTCGGCTCCGAGGGCACGCTCGGGGTGGCCACGGAGATCACCCTCCAGCTCATCCCCAAGCCCCGGCACGTGATGACGGCGCTGGTCATCTTCGACTCGGTGCTCGCGGCGGCGCGCGCGGTGACAGCGGTGCTCGCCTCGGGCGTGCTACCGCGCACCCTGGAGCTCATCGACGACGTGGCGCTGAAGGCCGTGGACGGCCGGGGCTTCCACTTCCCGCCCGGGTCCGGCTCGGCCGTTATCATCGAGGTGGACGGCAGCGTGGAGGAGGGCCTGCTCGCCGAACTGGCCCGAGCGGGAGAGATCTGCGAGCGCCAGGGGGCCACTCAGACGCTCGTCGCCCAGAACGAGGAGCAGCGAGAGAAGCTCTGGGCCGCCCGGCGCGGCGTCTCCACCGCCCTGAGAGCCCTGAAGCCCCACAAGATCTCCGAGGACATCGTCGTCCCGCGCTCCCGTATCCCGGACATCATCGAGAAGCTCAAGGCCATGGGGACCGAGCTGGGCCTCATGGTGGCCACCTACGGGCACGCCGGGGACGGCAACCTCCACGCCAACATCCTCTACGAAGGGCCTCACCAGCGCCCACTCGTAGAGACGGCTATCCGACGCATGCTCGAAATGACGGTGCAGATGGGTGGCACGATCACCGGCGAGCATGGGGTAGGACACGCCAAGCGGGACTATTTGGCCCTCGAGCAACCCCCCGAAGTGCTCGCGCTCCAGCGCCGCTTGAAGGCCTTCTTCGACCCATCAGGCCTGCTCAACCCCGAGAAAATGTTTCCCGATCCCAAGCGTTTCTAG
- a CDS encoding isochorismatase family protein codes for MSPFRIHSGNAALLVVDIQERLCAAMEKEPLERVLKRAGAAIEGAKALHLPILVTEQYPKGLGPTHHQLCEHLGEFKAVEKLEFSAATADVLTSLKGRKQVLLAGMETHICVFQTARDLLEKGFEVFLLADAVLSRSAEDRRVGFELCKEVGARVTTVESALFDMLGRAGSPEFKLISAAVK; via the coding sequence ATGTCCCCCTTCCGTATTCACTCCGGCAACGCCGCGCTGCTCGTCGTGGACATCCAGGAGCGCCTGTGCGCGGCGATGGAGAAGGAGCCCTTGGAGCGCGTGCTCAAGCGCGCCGGTGCCGCCATCGAGGGCGCCAAGGCGCTCCATCTTCCCATCCTCGTCACCGAGCAGTACCCGAAGGGGCTCGGGCCCACGCACCATCAGCTGTGCGAGCATCTCGGGGAGTTCAAGGCGGTGGAGAAGCTGGAGTTCAGCGCCGCCACGGCGGACGTGCTCACGTCGCTGAAGGGCCGCAAGCAGGTCCTGCTCGCGGGGATGGAGACGCACATCTGCGTCTTCCAGACGGCGAGGGATCTCTTGGAGAAGGGCTTCGAAGTCTTCCTCCTGGCGGACGCCGTGCTGTCCCGCTCGGCCGAGGATCGGCGCGTGGGCTTCGAGCTGTGCAAGGAGGTGGGCGCCCGGGTGACCACGGTGGAGTCCGCGCTCTTCGACATGCTCGGGCGCGCGGGCTCCCCGGAGTTCAAGCTCATCTCCGCCGCGGTGAAGTAG
- a CDS encoding AMP-dependent synthetase/ligase, with protein sequence MRAESQMPVPAPAAAGTKNLIELLMHQAEQGPSKAAVTYKQEGKWVDVSWSQVLEQVKTLSNALVAQGIQPGDRVAIFANTTLNWVVCDMAISAAHAITVPIYNSNTPDEVRYILNHSEASLLFVDNDEKDAKQAGRLTRVRQRLADCPSVKQLVVFEGPVSGDKEMSLADLLAKGRQAPPNAFADRAHAVKPDDTWGFIYTSGTTGDPKGVILTHGNWAYQAESCRSVGLMDPKDGVMLFLPLAHSFAQVVKAAWLGMGFKLQFAESVDKLLPNLAEAKPSVLPAVPRVFEKVYNNVVSNGSAAPGLKGKLFRWAFKLFDEYVEAKMQGREYSSLGFTLAQALVFKKVRATLDEKLGGNMRLFVSGGAPLSKKIAYFFDLLGFKVLEGYGLTETSAPCNCNRPEKIKIGTVGPALPGTEIKIASDGEILVRGPCVMKGYYKNPTATAEVLEQDGWFHTGDIGELDADGCLRITDRKKDIIVTAGGKNVAPQNIENTLKTFPLISQAMVYGDKRPYLVVLITVTEDAAKKLLSDKGVQVGSYAELGKRPEIRAAVQEIIAKVNEEQPPYSSLKKFEIMPADFTQESGELTPTLKVKRKFCSQKYAATLDKLYEGKGGD encoded by the coding sequence ATGAGAGCGGAGAGTCAGATGCCAGTGCCTGCCCCCGCCGCGGCGGGGACCAAGAACCTGATCGAGCTGTTGATGCACCAGGCTGAGCAGGGCCCCTCGAAGGCTGCTGTTACGTACAAGCAGGAGGGCAAGTGGGTGGACGTCTCGTGGAGCCAGGTGCTCGAGCAGGTGAAGACGCTCTCCAACGCGCTGGTGGCTCAGGGCATCCAGCCGGGCGATCGCGTGGCCATCTTCGCCAACACCACGCTGAACTGGGTGGTGTGCGACATGGCGATCTCCGCCGCGCACGCCATCACGGTGCCCATCTACAACTCGAATACGCCGGATGAGGTCCGCTACATCCTCAACCACTCCGAGGCCTCGCTGCTCTTCGTCGACAACGACGAGAAGGACGCCAAGCAGGCTGGCCGCCTTACCCGCGTGCGGCAGCGGCTGGCGGACTGTCCCAGCGTGAAGCAGCTGGTGGTCTTCGAAGGCCCCGTCTCCGGCGACAAGGAGATGTCGCTGGCGGACCTGCTGGCCAAGGGCCGGCAGGCCCCGCCGAATGCGTTCGCGGACCGGGCCCACGCGGTGAAGCCGGATGACACCTGGGGCTTCATCTACACCTCGGGCACCACGGGCGATCCCAAGGGCGTGATCCTCACGCACGGCAACTGGGCGTACCAGGCGGAGTCGTGCCGCTCCGTCGGCCTGATGGATCCGAAGGATGGGGTGATGCTGTTCCTGCCGCTGGCGCACTCGTTCGCGCAGGTGGTGAAGGCAGCGTGGCTGGGCATGGGCTTCAAGCTCCAGTTCGCCGAGTCCGTGGACAAGCTGCTGCCCAACCTCGCCGAGGCCAAGCCCTCGGTGCTGCCGGCGGTGCCGCGCGTCTTCGAGAAGGTCTACAACAACGTGGTGTCCAACGGCTCGGCGGCCCCGGGCCTCAAGGGCAAGCTGTTCCGCTGGGCCTTCAAGCTCTTCGACGAGTACGTCGAGGCGAAGATGCAGGGCCGCGAGTACAGCTCGCTCGGCTTCACCCTGGCGCAGGCGCTGGTGTTCAAGAAGGTGCGCGCCACGCTGGACGAGAAGCTGGGCGGCAACATGCGCCTGTTCGTCTCGGGCGGCGCGCCGCTGTCCAAGAAGATCGCCTACTTCTTCGATCTGCTCGGCTTCAAGGTGCTGGAGGGCTACGGCCTGACGGAGACCTCGGCGCCCTGCAACTGCAACCGGCCGGAGAAGATCAAGATCGGCACAGTGGGTCCGGCGCTGCCCGGCACCGAGATCAAGATCGCCTCGGACGGGGAGATCCTGGTGCGCGGCCCCTGCGTGATGAAGGGCTACTACAAGAACCCCACCGCCACCGCCGAGGTGCTGGAGCAGGACGGCTGGTTCCACACGGGCGACATCGGCGAGCTGGACGCGGATGGCTGCCTGCGCATCACCGACCGCAAGAAGGACATCATCGTCACCGCGGGCGGCAAGAACGTGGCGCCGCAGAACATCGAGAACACCCTCAAGACGTTCCCGCTCATCAGCCAGGCCATGGTCTACGGCGACAAGCGGCCGTACCTGGTGGTGCTGATTACGGTGACGGAGGACGCGGCCAAGAAGCTCCTGTCCGACAAGGGCGTCCAGGTGGGCTCATACGCGGAGCTGGGCAAGCGCCCGGAGATCCGCGCCGCCGTCCAGGAGATCATCGCCAAGGTGAACGAGGAGCAGCCGCCCTACAGCAGCCTCAAGAAGTTCGAGATCATGCCCGCGGACTTCACCCAGGAGAGCGGCGAGCTGACGCCGACGCTGAAGGTGAAGCGGAAGTTCTGCAGCCAGAAGTACGCGGCCACGCTCGACAAGCTGTACGAGGGCAAGGGCGGCGACTGA
- the folE gene encoding GTP cyclohydrolase I encodes MANAVRDFLRAAGLPLTDENLVNTPDRVTQAWMSEFLDGYQRTPEEVLGKTYPAPPHSAGELVVVTDLRFHSMCPHHLLPFEGRAHVAYVPGKRVVGFGRMAALVDCFAHRLILQEELARQVASSLARVLGSPATACIIEAKQSCLRLRGDQQRDAITHSEAYEGRLRKDGALRRELWARLGMPR; translated from the coding sequence ATGGCCAACGCGGTGAGGGACTTCCTGCGCGCCGCGGGACTGCCGCTCACGGATGAGAACCTGGTGAACACGCCAGATCGGGTGACGCAGGCCTGGATGAGCGAGTTCCTCGACGGCTACCAGCGCACCCCCGAGGAGGTGCTCGGGAAGACGTACCCCGCGCCTCCGCACTCGGCGGGGGAACTGGTGGTGGTGACGGACCTGCGGTTCCACTCCATGTGCCCGCACCACCTGCTGCCGTTCGAGGGCCGCGCGCACGTGGCCTACGTGCCCGGCAAGCGGGTGGTGGGCTTCGGGCGGATGGCGGCGCTGGTGGACTGCTTCGCGCACCGGCTCATTCTCCAGGAGGAGCTTGCCCGGCAGGTGGCCAGCTCACTGGCCCGGGTGCTGGGCAGCCCCGCCACCGCTTGCATCATCGAGGCGAAGCAGTCCTGCCTGCGCCTCCGGGGGGATCAGCAGCGCGATGCCATCACGCACTCGGAGGCCTACGAGGGCCGCCTGCGCAAGGACGGCGCCCTGCGCCGCGAGCTGTGGGCCCGGCTGGGGATGCCGAGATGA
- a CDS encoding metal ABC transporter ATP-binding protein produces MKTDDPPKPGEAPPAAAPAQKGDLLISCEDLAVGYGETPILPAFNLKIHKGSFISVVGRNGSGKSTWFKTLLGMIPPVSGRVIRHRPDLKWSYVPQTIGIDAVLPMRPNEMVIWGRLRGWNFLRPFSTGEERKIAEAAIDTAGARSFAQRPYRELSEGQKQRALLARVIASEAEFVLLDEPTAAMDAVAEQQTMERLVRLAREQNMAVVVVSHDLSLAARHADVMVFLDRETPSIIVGDSQTVFCSPAFRHQYGDEYCAQAKSGAPPGSHHGHSHH; encoded by the coding sequence GTGAAGACCGATGATCCTCCCAAGCCGGGTGAAGCCCCCCCGGCCGCCGCTCCCGCGCAGAAGGGCGATCTGCTCATCTCCTGCGAGGACCTCGCCGTGGGCTACGGCGAGACGCCCATCCTGCCCGCCTTCAACCTGAAGATTCACAAGGGAAGCTTCATCTCCGTCGTAGGCCGCAACGGCTCGGGCAAGAGCACCTGGTTCAAGACGCTGCTGGGGATGATCCCGCCGGTGTCCGGCCGGGTCATCCGCCACCGCCCGGACCTGAAGTGGTCCTATGTGCCGCAGACGATCGGCATCGACGCCGTGCTGCCCATGCGCCCCAACGAGATGGTGATCTGGGGACGTCTGCGGGGCTGGAACTTCCTGCGGCCCTTCTCCACCGGGGAGGAGAGAAAGATCGCCGAGGCGGCCATCGACACGGCGGGCGCGCGCTCCTTCGCCCAGCGCCCCTACCGCGAGCTGTCCGAGGGCCAGAAGCAGCGCGCCCTGCTGGCGCGGGTCATCGCCAGCGAGGCGGAGTTCGTCCTGCTGGACGAGCCCACCGCCGCCATGGACGCTGTTGCCGAGCAGCAGACCATGGAGCGGCTCGTGCGGCTGGCGCGCGAGCAGAACATGGCCGTGGTGGTGGTGAGCCACGATCTGAGCCTGGCCGCCAGGCACGCCGACGTCATGGTGTTCCTGGACCGCGAGACGCCCTCCATCATCGTGGGAGACAGCCAGACCGTCTTCTGCTCCCCCGCCTTCCGTCACCAATACGGCGACGAGTACTGCGCTCAAGCCAAGTCAGGAGCCCCCCCTGGATCCCACCATGGACACAGCCATCACTGA
- a CDS encoding Rieske (2Fe-2S) protein has translation MERQPPSQFIPVARLSDLDPRGRAVVTVEGERVALVRIEGEVFAVQDTCPHRGGPLSEGDLEGYVLHCPLHAWPFDVRSGLCPIIRGARIRTYPVRVVGEEIQVAPFSGRVSAP, from the coding sequence ATGGAGAGACAGCCTCCGAGTCAGTTCATTCCAGTGGCCCGCCTGTCGGATCTGGATCCGCGTGGGCGCGCGGTGGTCACCGTCGAGGGGGAGCGGGTGGCGCTCGTGCGCATCGAGGGCGAGGTGTTCGCGGTGCAGGACACCTGTCCGCATCGTGGAGGGCCGCTCTCGGAGGGCGACCTGGAGGGTTACGTTCTTCACTGCCCGTTGCACGCCTGGCCGTTCGATGTGCGCTCGGGCCTGTGCCCGATCATCCGAGGGGCGCGGATCCGGACCTATCCTGTCCGGGTGGTAGGTGAGGAGATTCAGGTCGCCCCTTTCTCGGGTAGGGTGTCGGCCCCCTGA
- a CDS encoding metal ABC transporter permease, producing the protein MDTAITEISKWQQFQDSWDLFRDPILCALIAGGVLGFLSVYVVLRRMVFVSAAVTHAAGLGVALAFFAQIHLGMHVDPMVGATALSVLATLLLMLDPARLKLTRESMLGLAFAFAGGAAVLVGDRIAQEAHDIQGILFGTAVLVTPENFYTVAGVGGAILVLQLWWYRGFTFVSFDRVGATVQGLPVRILDATLMMSIGVMVGVSARALGSLPVFAFSTLSAIAALVLDFRLRWTFLLATLFGCISGFGGYLFAFFYDYPVGGSQTVAASLLVAIAALIRGFLDLLDPTR; encoded by the coding sequence ATGGACACAGCCATCACTGAGATCTCGAAGTGGCAGCAGTTCCAGGACAGCTGGGATCTGTTCCGCGATCCCATCCTCTGCGCCCTGATCGCCGGAGGCGTGCTCGGCTTCCTGAGCGTCTACGTGGTGCTGCGGCGCATGGTGTTCGTCAGCGCCGCCGTCACCCACGCGGCCGGTCTGGGCGTGGCCCTGGCGTTCTTCGCGCAGATCCACCTGGGCATGCACGTGGACCCCATGGTGGGCGCCACCGCCCTGTCCGTTCTGGCCACGCTGCTGCTGATGCTGGATCCCGCCCGGCTCAAGCTCACCCGCGAGAGCATGCTCGGCCTGGCCTTCGCGTTCGCCGGAGGCGCGGCCGTGCTGGTGGGCGACCGCATCGCCCAGGAGGCCCATGACATCCAGGGCATCCTCTTCGGCACCGCGGTGCTCGTGACGCCAGAGAACTTCTACACCGTGGCGGGCGTGGGCGGCGCCATCCTCGTCCTCCAGTTGTGGTGGTACCGGGGCTTCACCTTCGTCAGCTTCGACCGGGTGGGCGCCACCGTGCAGGGGCTCCCCGTGCGCATCCTGGACGCGACGTTGATGATGTCCATTGGCGTCATGGTGGGCGTGTCGGCGCGGGCCCTGGGCTCGCTGCCCGTGTTCGCCTTCTCCACCCTGTCGGCCATCGCCGCGCTGGTGCTGGACTTCCGGCTCCGGTGGACGTTCCTGCTGGCCACCCTCTTCGGGTGCATCTCGGGCTTCGGCGGCTACCTGTTCGCCTTCTTCTATGACTACCCGGTCGGCGGCTCGCAGACGGTGGCCGCGAGCCTGCTCGTGGCGATCGCCGCGCTCATCCGTGGCTTCTTGGATCTGCTCGATCCCACACGCTGA
- a CDS encoding twin-arginine translocase TatA/TatE family subunit produces the protein MGGLRMPELLLIFGALLLLFGGSRLPQLGASLGSAIRNFKRGFGGENNEQAPAEQKPQGQPGTLASATTVDPNAQAKTPSHQG, from the coding sequence ATGGGCGGTTTGAGAATGCCGGAGCTGTTGCTGATCTTCGGGGCGCTGCTGCTGCTGTTCGGCGGCTCGCGGCTGCCGCAGCTGGGCGCGTCGCTGGGAAGCGCCATCCGCAACTTCAAGCGCGGCTTCGGCGGTGAGAACAACGAGCAGGCTCCCGCGGAGCAGAAGCCCCAGGGCCAGCCGGGCACGCTCGCCAGCGCCACCACGGTGGATCCGAACGCCCAGGCGAAGACGCCCAGCCACCAGGGCTGA
- a CDS encoding metal ABC transporter substrate-binding protein: MNSIRRLAVLCTALCSLFALPARADLNVVTTVSDLAAISKAIAGDKGTVTALSLPSQDPHFVDAKPNLALALNKADLLIAIGLDLEIGWLPTLQLGARNSKIQTGNPGYLDASQFVKVLEAPAVKVDRSQGDVHPGGNPHYLHDPRMAVAVARGIQERMAQLDPKNAATYKANTDKFVADVEAARAGWEKRLAAAKGVPVISYHKTTAYLADWLGFQTIEYLEPKPGIPPTPSHVAKVLGLGRQQKVKLVVQEEYYPDSTSKLVASKIPAGIVIFPSGAKFNEGETYLQRMERLTERLEKGLGAK, encoded by the coding sequence ATGAACTCCATCCGTCGTCTGGCGGTCCTCTGCACCGCCCTCTGCAGTCTCTTCGCTCTGCCCGCTCGCGCGGACCTCAATGTCGTCACCACCGTGTCGGATCTGGCCGCCATCTCCAAGGCCATCGCCGGTGACAAGGGCACGGTCACCGCCCTCTCGCTGCCCTCGCAGGATCCCCACTTCGTCGATGCCAAGCCCAACCTCGCCCTGGCGCTCAACAAGGCGGATCTGCTCATTGCCATCGGGCTGGATCTCGAGATCGGCTGGCTGCCCACGCTCCAGCTCGGCGCGCGCAACTCCAAGATCCAGACCGGCAATCCCGGCTACCTGGATGCCTCCCAGTTCGTGAAGGTGCTCGAGGCCCCCGCCGTCAAGGTGGACCGCAGCCAGGGCGATGTGCACCCGGGCGGCAACCCCCACTACCTCCATGATCCGCGCATGGCTGTGGCCGTGGCGCGCGGCATCCAGGAGCGCATGGCGCAACTCGATCCGAAGAACGCCGCCACCTACAAGGCGAACACGGACAAGTTCGTCGCCGACGTCGAGGCCGCGCGGGCGGGTTGGGAGAAGCGCCTGGCCGCGGCAAAGGGCGTGCCCGTCATCTCGTACCACAAGACGACGGCGTACCTGGCCGACTGGCTCGGGTTCCAGACCATCGAATACCTCGAGCCCAAGCCGGGCATCCCGCCCACCCCCTCGCATGTGGCGAAGGTGCTCGGGCTGGGCCGGCAGCAGAAGGTGAAGCTCGTGGTCCAGGAGGAGTACTACCCGGACTCCACCTCCAAGCTCGTGGCCTCCAAGATCCCCGCCGGGATCGTCATCTTCCCCAGCGGCGCGAAGTTCAACGAGGGTGAGACGTACCTGCAGCGCATGGAGCGGCTGACGGAGCGGCTCGAGAAGGGCCTCGGGGCCAAGTGA
- a CDS encoding sigma-70 family RNA polymerase sigma factor — protein sequence MANATKYAAEGLSHYLRHLGGHQQLTREQEYDLARRARKGDESARQTLATSNLAFVVAVAKKFANRGSRLDDLIQEGNVGLMKAIEHFDPKKNVRFATYAVWWIRAYITRYLKDNRSQVRGGESERGSMVDFSLDASIDEEGETTFLDRLEDSGPSPQDVFLSHEQNSEVQEALAKVRKRIGDLGWDILQERLTQDKPLTLEELGQRWGVSRERVRQVELKTKSFLERYLSAFNQDEELDELAADAA from the coding sequence ATGGCCAACGCGACGAAGTACGCGGCAGAGGGCCTGTCGCACTATCTGCGTCACCTGGGCGGGCACCAGCAACTGACGCGTGAGCAGGAGTACGACCTTGCGAGACGGGCTCGCAAGGGTGACGAGTCTGCCCGGCAGACCCTGGCGACCTCGAACCTCGCGTTCGTGGTGGCGGTCGCCAAGAAGTTCGCCAACCGTGGCTCTCGGCTGGATGACCTCATCCAGGAGGGCAATGTCGGTTTGATGAAGGCGATCGAGCACTTTGACCCCAAGAAGAACGTCCGCTTCGCCACCTACGCGGTGTGGTGGATTCGCGCCTACATCACCCGCTACCTGAAGGATAACCGCAGCCAGGTACGCGGAGGTGAGTCCGAGCGGGGCAGCATGGTGGACTTCTCGCTGGACGCCTCGATCGACGAGGAGGGCGAGACGACGTTCCTGGACCGGCTGGAGGACTCGGGGCCGTCTCCGCAGGACGTCTTCCTGTCCCACGAGCAGAACTCGGAGGTGCAGGAGGCGCTGGCCAAGGTGCGCAAGCGCATTGGCGACCTGGGGTGGGACATCCTCCAGGAGCGGCTCACCCAGGACAAGCCGTTGACGCTGGAGGAGCTGGGCCAGCGCTGGGGCGTGTCGCGTGAGCGCGTGCGTCAGGTGGAGCTGAAGACGAAGAGCTTCCTCGAGCGCTACCTCTCGGCCTTCAACCAGGACGAGGAGCTGGATGAGCTGGCAGCGGACGCTGCCTAG
- a CDS encoding sensor histidine kinase produces MGQGDHGADDTPETEDILSQVRYLSLASHDLRGALANIRSYAAMLLGGRIPLDPKAKRGLETILRNADRALSFAQDFFDTSRAQLGSLAFERERQALEPLLAAAVERHRAAAQAAEVAVILDGHAPLPLVELDAGRIQHAVESFIQHHLLRAQPGERILVHAIPEGDQVRVEVRREGLPLSEEDMALVFSHQERAFREKKLEDALRIHLARLEVEVHGGNVGVETDATGTTLFFTLPSVLSEELAPPASAQP; encoded by the coding sequence ATGGGCCAGGGAGACCACGGAGCGGACGATACGCCGGAAACCGAGGACATCCTGAGCCAGGTCCGCTACCTGTCGCTGGCCTCGCACGATCTGCGCGGCGCGCTGGCCAACATCCGTTCCTACGCGGCCATGCTCCTGGGGGGCCGGATTCCGCTGGACCCCAAGGCCAAGCGCGGCCTGGAGACCATCCTTCGCAACGCGGACCGGGCCCTGTCCTTCGCCCAGGACTTCTTCGACACCAGCCGCGCTCAGCTGGGCTCGCTGGCCTTCGAGCGGGAGCGCCAGGCGCTCGAGCCCCTGCTCGCTGCCGCCGTGGAGCGCCACCGGGCGGCGGCCCAGGCGGCGGAAGTGGCGGTCATACTCGATGGCCATGCGCCCCTGCCGCTGGTGGAGCTGGACGCGGGCCGCATCCAGCATGCGGTGGAGTCCTTCATCCAGCACCACCTGCTGCGGGCCCAGCCCGGGGAGCGGATCCTCGTGCATGCCATCCCCGAGGGGGATCAGGTGCGGGTGGAGGTGCGCCGCGAGGGCCTGCCCCTGTCCGAGGAGGACATGGCCCTGGTCTTCTCCCACCAGGAGCGGGCCTTCCGGGAGAAGAAGCTAGAAGACGCGCTGCGCATCCACTTGGCCCGCCTGGAGGTGGAGGTGCACGGGGGAAATGTTGGGGTGGAGACGGATGCCACCGGTACCACCCTCTTCTTCACCCTGCCTTCGGTGCTCTCCGAGGAGCTTGCTCCCCCTGCGAGCGCCCAGCCCTGA